A genomic stretch from Clostridiales bacterium includes:
- the secF gene encoding protein translocase subunit SecF produces the protein MKQKLFKRDWKIVDKWKYYFIASGIIILLGIVLLCIPKIGLNLGIDFEGGYSMEIKYGPALTKENFSEKLAEVNEVVTNLTDSEGNKYNLEIARAQMQGEAEGASILIRFKAIGDEQYMEQVTQDLKKALIERLTDVEDPYVGNVMDSSTISQTVSSELLFAALAAVYLGLLLMLVYITIRFELKSGLGAVVALFHDVLIVVAFMVFSRIEVNSTFIAAIITLIGYSINNTVVIFDRIRENLKNPANADLSSAQIANKSIKESFWRTFNSSLTTLFTITLLAIIGVPAIREFALPIIVGLLSGLYSSLCLAPSVWALLNKPKAKKEQAKTTEAAPQA, from the coding sequence ATGAAACAAAAGCTATTTAAAAGAGATTGGAAAATAGTAGATAAGTGGAAATATTATTTCATAGCGTCCGGCATAATTATCCTTCTGGGCATAGTTTTACTTTGCATTCCCAAAATTGGCCTTAACCTCGGCATTGACTTTGAGGGCGGCTATTCAATGGAGATCAAATACGGCCCGGCCTTGACTAAGGAAAACTTCAGCGAAAAGCTCGCCGAGGTCAACGAGGTCGTAACCAACTTGACCGACAGCGAGGGCAACAAATACAACCTAGAAATAGCAAGGGCGCAAATGCAAGGCGAAGCCGAGGGCGCTTCTATCCTTATCAGGTTTAAGGCGATCGGCGACGAGCAATATATGGAGCAGGTAACCCAAGACCTCAAAAAAGCGCTTATAGAACGGCTTACCGATGTGGAAGACCCTTATGTGGGCAATGTAATGGATTCGTCCACAATCTCTCAAACGGTAAGCTCAGAGCTACTGTTTGCAGCGCTTGCCGCGGTATATTTGGGGCTATTATTAATGCTGGTCTATATCACCATAAGATTTGAGCTAAAGAGCGGTCTTGGGGCGGTGGTCGCGCTGTTCCACGATGTCTTAATAGTCGTGGCGTTTATGGTGTTTTCTAGGATAGAAGTCAACTCTACATTTATAGCGGCGATAATTACCTTGATAGGATACTCAATTAACAATACCGTCGTTATCTTTGACAGGATTAGGGAAAACCTAAAAAATCCCGCCAACGCGGATTTGTCCAGCGCGCAAATCGCCAACAAATCAATCAAAGAATCTTTCTGGCGTACGTTTAACTCGTCATTGACCACGCTGTTTACGATAACTTTACTGGCGATTATAGGCGTGCCGGCTATTAGGGAGTTCGCGTTGCCGATAATAGTAGGACTGCTTTCGGGCTTGTATTCCTCGTTGTGCTTAGCGCCTTCGGTATGGGCATTACTAAACAAGCCAAAGGCCAAAAAAGAGCAAGCCAAAACGACTGAGGCGGCCCCGCAAGCCTAA
- the scfB gene encoding thioether cross-link-forming SCIFF peptide maturase, protein MVHTFKCLDNYFLLDSESGSVFLIDRPAHIACKIMTGELIPQKPLEKEIQEALDELNALKEQGVIFCEPEKPSDIAYNGEIKSMCLNISHRCNLRCKYCFAQEGSYGGKATDMSAEIARLAVDFLIKHSGSRRNLEADFFGGEPLLNYEVIKDTVRYARAQAQKAQKSFRFTITTNGTIHDEEQLKFINDNMSNVVISIDGREDTHNFNRKFGGGQGSYQKALKFAQEFRRVRGGGEYYIRGTFTSRNLDFAADVLSINDCGFDQISIEPVVLPQEHPLAIRQEHIEKISQEYEKLAREYLKRRQSDKWFNFFHFMIDFEGGPCEKKRTSACGAGNQYIAVAPDGLIYPCHQFVGNPDFVLGDLKTWDRTQSLPLNQDIRRNFQACNIHAKPKCRDCFAKYYCSGGCAANNHNYNGDINEPLDIMCRITKKRIECAIAVNILERVQTID, encoded by the coding sequence ATGGTCCATACGTTTAAGTGTTTAGATAATTATTTTTTGCTTGACAGCGAAAGCGGAAGCGTGTTTTTGATAGACCGCCCCGCGCATATAGCGTGCAAAATTATGACGGGCGAGCTTATCCCCCAAAAGCCGCTGGAAAAAGAAATCCAAGAAGCCCTAGACGAGCTTAACGCCCTAAAAGAACAAGGCGTTATATTTTGCGAGCCCGAAAAGCCGAGCGATATCGCATACAACGGCGAAATCAAGTCAATGTGCCTAAACATCAGCCACAGGTGCAATTTGCGCTGTAAGTATTGCTTCGCCCAAGAAGGCTCATACGGCGGAAAAGCTACGGATATGAGCGCCGAGATCGCGCGTTTGGCGGTTGACTTTTTGATAAAGCATAGCGGCTCAAGGCGGAACTTGGAAGCGGACTTTTTTGGCGGCGAGCCTTTGCTTAACTACGAAGTCATTAAAGACACGGTCCGATACGCCCGCGCCCAAGCCCAAAAAGCCCAAAAATCTTTTCGTTTTACCATTACGACCAACGGGACAATACACGACGAAGAACAATTAAAATTTATCAACGACAATATGTCCAATGTCGTAATCAGCATAGACGGCAGGGAAGATACGCATAATTTTAACAGGAAATTTGGCGGCGGACAGGGAAGTTATCAAAAAGCGCTTAAATTCGCGCAAGAGTTTAGGCGCGTAAGGGGCGGGGGCGAATATTATATCCGCGGGACATTTACATCCCGTAATTTAGACTTTGCGGCCGATGTTTTGTCTATTAACGATTGCGGCTTTGACCAAATATCCATAGAGCCCGTAGTCTTGCCCCAAGAACATCCCTTGGCGATACGCCAAGAACATATAGAAAAAATCAGCCAAGAATACGAAAAACTGGCCCGAGAATACCTAAAACGCCGACAAAGCGACAAATGGTTTAATTTTTTTCATTTTATGATCGATTTTGAGGGCGGGCCTTGCGAGAAAAAAAGGACAAGCGCCTGCGGCGCTGGCAACCAATACATAGCCGTGGCGCCCGACGGGCTTATTTACCCTTGCCACCAGTTTGTGGGCAACCCAGACTTTGTCTTGGGCGATTTAAAAACTTGGGACAGGACCCAAAGCCTGCCCCTAAACCAAGACATAAGGCGCAATTTTCAAGCCTGCAATATACACGCCAAGCCCAAATGCCGAGACTGTTTCGCCAAGTATTATTGTTCGGGCGGTTGCGCCGCCAACAACCACAATTACAACGGCGACATCAACGAGCCGCTTGATATAATGTGCCGGATAACAAAAAAGCGCATAGAATGCGCGATAGCGGTCAATATATTGGAAAGAGTTCAAACAATTGATTGA
- the secD gene encoding protein translocase subunit SecD — protein sequence MQKHKKRAIIKLVLASLIVATALFFALVPFDVPFTNYRYTSFAGGIKLGIDLKGGIYAVYDIADDEQDRTNLDARLDGTVTRLHNMITGKGYMEATVSREGDTRIRVEVPDLENPKELFEIIGEPATLEFRIDSETVLTGDTVKDAYAAYTNEHGYVVQLIFDSVGTKKFGEITQNNIGKAMEIVVNGQTISSPSIQTAITNGKPIITGNFTYESADRLANQIVSGAFDVKLALIESSIVSPTLGVNALNTSLIAGGIGLIGILIFLCVLYRAMGAMSSISLLLFVSLYLFFLWALPWVQLTLPGIAGIILSIGMAVDANIIIFERIKDEYKLGKSINASVIGGFRRSLSAIIDANVTTVIAAILLIAIGSGSVRGFGITWLIGVIISMFCSLVITRALLKNMLRINKNNPALYNLKREDDVVEIPDEDIDAEDSRRGFFPFGKKKNRNKQPGGAQV from the coding sequence ATGCAGAAGCATAAAAAACGCGCAATAATCAAACTGGTATTGGCTTCGTTAATCGTTGCCACCGCGTTGTTTTTTGCGCTGGTTCCGTTTGATGTTCCGTTTACCAATTACAGATACACCTCTTTTGCGGGCGGCATTAAACTGGGAATAGACTTAAAAGGCGGCATTTACGCCGTTTACGATATCGCGGACGACGAACAAGACCGCACCAATCTGGACGCGCGCTTGGACGGCACGGTCACTCGCTTGCACAACATGATAACGGGCAAAGGCTATATGGAAGCCACCGTCAGCCGCGAGGGCGATACGCGCATCCGCGTGGAAGTCCCCGATTTGGAAAACCCCAAAGAATTGTTTGAAATAATCGGCGAGCCCGCCACATTGGAGTTTAGGATAGACAGCGAAACCGTTTTGACGGGCGATACGGTCAAAGACGCTTACGCGGCATACACCAACGAGCACGGCTATGTCGTCCAGCTTATCTTTGATTCCGTAGGGACCAAAAAATTTGGCGAAATAACCCAAAACAATATTGGCAAGGCTATGGAGATAGTGGTTAACGGACAAACCATATCCAGCCCTTCCATCCAAACCGCCATAACCAATGGCAAACCGATAATAACGGGCAATTTTACCTACGAATCGGCTGATAGATTGGCAAACCAAATCGTATCGGGCGCGTTTGATGTAAAGCTAGCTTTGATCGAATCCAGCATAGTAAGCCCGACCCTAGGCGTTAACGCGCTTAACACCAGTCTTATAGCTGGCGGAATAGGATTAATCGGCATTCTTATTTTCTTGTGCGTTTTATATAGGGCGATGGGCGCTATGAGCTCAATATCGCTTTTGTTGTTTGTGTCTTTATATTTATTTTTCTTATGGGCGTTGCCGTGGGTGCAGTTAACATTGCCCGGCATCGCTGGCATTATCCTAAGCATAGGCATGGCGGTTGACGCCAATATAATTATATTTGAAAGAATCAAAGACGAATATAAATTAGGAAAATCAATCAACGCCTCGGTTATCGGGGGGTTTAGAAGGTCTTTGAGCGCTATAATTGACGCCAATGTCACCACTGTAATCGCCGCAATACTTCTTATCGCCATAGGCTCAGGGTCGGTAAGAGGCTTCGGCATTACCTGGCTGATAGGCGTAATTATTTCAATGTTCTGTTCTTTGGTAATCACCAGAGCGTTATTAAAGAACATGCTAAGAATAAACAAAAACAATCCCGCGTTATATAACCTAAAAAGAGAAGACGATGTTGTTGAAATCCCCGACGAAGACATTGACGCAGAAGATTCGCGCCGCGGTTTCTTCCCGTTTGGCAAAAAAAAGAACCGCAATAAACAGCCCGGGGGTGCGCAAGTATGA
- the scfA gene encoding six-cysteine peptide SCIFF, producing the protein MKHIKIIAVNTIDRSKDTGCGECQASCQSACKTSCTVGNQTCEKKATRNPKIKVSVG; encoded by the coding sequence ATGAAGCATATAAAAATTATAGCCGTTAACACAATTGACAGATCCAAAGACACGGGCTGCGGCGAATGCCAAGCAAGCTGCCAATCAGCGTGCAAAACCAGCTGCACGGTAGGCAATCAAACCTGCGAAAAGAAAGCAACCCGTAATCCCAAAATTAAGGTTAGCGTGGGATAA